The DNA sequence CGACCGTCTTGCCGTCGGGCGACATCTTGCCGGTCATGCGTGGCCGGTTCCCCGCGTCGCAATAGTGAACCAGCGTGAGCTGGTCTCCGTCCACGTAAAACATCGTGACCGGATGGTCGTACTTGGTCGCATCCAACGGCGTTCCTGCTTCCTGTAACTCGTGCACGAGCGCGTTCCCCCTCGAGGTCACGCGCAGCGAGACGTGCAACGGCGTGCCGCCTGACATCTCCGGTATCTCCGGGACGGTGACGGGGCCTTCCCAATCTCCCGCCAGGCTTTTCATGGTTGCGAAGGACATCTGCGCCTCGGACTTCGGCGCGGCGGCTTTTGGCGCGTCCATCTTGTGCGCCTCGGACTGCGCGAAAGCCACGGTGGAGAGCGACATCAGAACAACGGACAGCACAAAACGAAGGGGTTTCATGTTTCATTCTCCTTAAGCTTCTTTACTTTCGGGTCGGGGTTCTCTCTCGCGTACTCAGGTGCGAGCGCTCACCGGTCCGCTTAGTGTTATAGTTAACTATAACACTAGATCACAATGCAAGCTCTTTTTTGATTTTTCTTTCGGGGGCCGGTTCCCGCCTCCATCCGCATAGAAACGGGGCTCTCCTGGCCAGTTCGCGCAAGACAGGTCATTCCATTTAATGGGAGTTCAGCCGTACCGCCCGGCGAACGGCCGAATCCTGGGTAGTCGGCTCACCGGAAACTGTAATGCCGGCCAATCATGGGGCATAGCTATCGCGGAGTACGCCGGCTGCTATGTTTGTCGATGCGGCGCAGGGAGGACCGCAGAATCTCGGCATGAAGTTCCTTTCTGTGTTCGATTCTGGAACACGATTGTTCCCGAACTGGGAAAAGCGAACTTGAAGCCGGGTCGGGTCTTTCCTCGGAATGACAGACTCCACGAAGGTGAAGCGTCAGAACGAGTCGCTGCAAAACGGCCACGCATACGAGCCGCTGACATACAATATCTGGTTCTTCAACGCAGCTCATGTCCGATAGAGGAAGTAGGCGATGTTTTACCACTTGGCGGATCGGCTTTATATCTCACTTCTTCTTCTCGCCGTGGTACTTGGCGCAACTGCGTGCAACAAGGGCGTGGAAGCGAAAGGGGAAGGCGCGCAGGCTCCGGGGATTCCCGTGAAGGTGCAGGTAGCGGAGCCGCAGCGCGTGGGCGAGTTCACCGAGTACATGGCCGCGCTGAAATCGCGCAATGCGGCGGTGCTTCAGCCGCAAGTCGAAGGGCAGGTCACGCGCATTTTCGTGCAGTCGGGTGACCGCGTGGAGCGCGGCGCGCCCCTGCTGGAAATTGACCCGCTGAAACAGCAGGCGACAGTCAACAATCAGGAAGCGTCGCACCGGGCGCGGCTGGCCAACCTGGAATGGACGCGCAAGGAGTTGGCGCGCCGCAAGGAGTTGTTCGCCGCCGGCGTCATCAGCCGCCAGGACCTAGACCAGGCGCAGAGCGCATACGACGCCGCCCTGGCCGATGTCGAGGCCATGGCAGCCGGGGTCCGCGAGCAGCGTGTCCAGTTGCACTACTACACGGTGAAGGCGCCCGACGCCGGCATCCTTGGCGACATCCCGGTGCGCGTGGGCGACCGCGTCAAGGTTGACACCGTGCTCACCACGCTCGACAAAAGCGGCGAACTCGAAGCGTACATTTCCGTTCCCGCCGAAAAAGCCGCGGTCCTGCACCGCGGCACGGTAGTCGAAATCCTGGACGACAGCAAACCCGCGGCCCGGTGCGCCGTCAGCTTCGTTTCGCCCCGGGTGGATGCCGACTCGCAATTGGTGCTCATCAAGGCCATCGTGCCCAATAAGGGCCGCCAGTTCCGCAACGCGCAGATGGTCCACGCTCGCGTGATGTGGAGCGAGGCTGAACACCCGCTGATACCGGTCACAGCCGTGGCCCGGGTCAGCGGGCAGACGTTCGCGTTCCTCGCGGAAGGCGATGGCAAACAGGACGTAGCGCGGCAGCGCGCTGTCCGCCTCGGAGATATTGTCGGCAACAACTACGTTGTCCTGGATGGAATCAAGGCCGGCGACCGCATGATCGTGAGCGGCGTGCAGATCCTGGTCGACGGCATGCCCGTCGTGCCCCAATCCTAAGCGCAGCGGAGCAGTCATGTTCGTCAATTTCTTTATTCGCCGGCCGGTGTTCGCCATCGTCTGTTCGCTGCTCATGATCCTGGCGGGAGCGGTGGCAATCCCGTCGCTCCCGGTGGCCGAGTTTCCGCCGATTGCGCCGCCGCAGGTGACGGTTGGCGCGTCGTACACCGGCGCCAACTCGCAAGCGGTGGAGACCAGCGTCACCACGCTGCTGGAACAGGCGATCAACGGCGCGGAGGGCATGCGTTACATCAGCTCGAGCAGCGCCAACGACGGTTCCAGCCAGATCACTGCCACTTTCGATCTGACCCGCAGCCTCGACATTGCCGCCGTGGACGTGCAGAACCGGGCTTACACCGCCCTGGGGCGCCTGCCCGCGGAAGTGCAGACTACCGGCCTGTTCGTCAACAAGAACTCCGGCTCGTTCATCATGGCGATCGGCTTTTATGCCGACAATAAGCGCTACGACGAACTGTTCATCAGCAATTTCCTGGACGTTTACGTCAAAGACGCGCTGAAACGCGTCAAAGGCGTGGGTGACGTAATCATTTTCGGCGAGCGCAAGTACTCCATGCGCTTGTGGCTCGATCCGGTGCGGCTGGCCTCGCGCAAGCTGACTGCCGCGGATGTGGTCAACGCACTGCGCGAGCAGAACCTGCAAGTGGCGGCGGGCCAGGTTGGAGAAGCGCCCGCGCTGCCGGGGCAGTCGTTTCAGATCAGCGTGCGCGCCGTGGGCCGCCTGGCCGAGCCCAAGCAGTTCGAGAACATCGTCCTCAAGCGCGGGCCCGACGGCTCCCTGGTGCTGCTGCGCGATGTGGGCCGCGCCGAGCTCGGGGCCGAGAGCTACGGCGGCAATCTCGCCTACAACGGCCACGATGCAATCGGGCTCGGCGTCATGCAGCTTTCCAACGCCAACGCGTTGGATGTGGACCGCGGCGTGCGCGAGGAATTGGAGCGACTTTCCAAGCAGTTTCCGCCGGGGCTGAAGTATGTCATTGCCTTTGACAGTACCCTGGCCGTGGGCGAATCCATTCGCGAAGTGCTGAAGACGCTGCTGGAAGCGATCATCATCGTCATCCTGGTGATTTTTCTGTTCCTGCAAAGCTGGCGCAGCACGCTGATTCCGGCCATCACCATTCCCGTGTCGCTGGTCGGCACGTTTGCGTTTGTGAAGCTGTTCGGCTTCTCCATCAACACGCTCACCCTATTCGGGCTGACGCTAGCTACCGGACTGGTGGTGGACGACGCGATCGTGGTCATCGAAAACGTCGAGCGCCACATGGAGGAGGGGATTGCCGATGCGCGCAAGGCCTCGCAAGTCGCCATGGGCGAGGTGACCGGCGCCGTGATCGCAACCTCGCTGGTGCTGATCGCCGTGTTCGTTCCCGTAGGGTTGTTCCCTGGGACCACCGGCCGGCTGTACCAGCAGTTCGCTCTCACGATCGCGTTCTCCATTGCGCTTTCGGCATTCAACGCGCTCACGCTGACGCCGGCGCTTTCCGCCCTGCTGTTGCGTCCCACCGAGCGCCCCCGCAACCCGCTGTTCCGCGGCATCAACTCCCTGATTCGCGGTGGAACCGCGGCGTACAGGAACTCGCTGGGACACCTGAGCGCATGGAAAATCCCGGTGCTGATCGTGTTTCTTGCCGGGCTGGCGCTGAGCTATTGGA is a window from the Terriglobia bacterium genome containing:
- a CDS encoding efflux RND transporter periplasmic adaptor subunit, yielding MFYHLADRLYISLLLLAVVLGATACNKGVEAKGEGAQAPGIPVKVQVAEPQRVGEFTEYMAALKSRNAAVLQPQVEGQVTRIFVQSGDRVERGAPLLEIDPLKQQATVNNQEASHRARLANLEWTRKELARRKELFAAGVISRQDLDQAQSAYDAALADVEAMAAGVREQRVQLHYYTVKAPDAGILGDIPVRVGDRVKVDTVLTTLDKSGELEAYISVPAEKAAVLHRGTVVEILDDSKPAARCAVSFVSPRVDADSQLVLIKAIVPNKGRQFRNAQMVHARVMWSEAEHPLIPVTAVARVSGQTFAFLAEGDGKQDVARQRAVRLGDIVGNNYVVLDGIKAGDRMIVSGVQILVDGMPVVPQS
- a CDS encoding multidrug efflux RND transporter permease subunit, translated to MFVNFFIRRPVFAIVCSLLMILAGAVAIPSLPVAEFPPIAPPQVTVGASYTGANSQAVETSVTTLLEQAINGAEGMRYISSSSANDGSSQITATFDLTRSLDIAAVDVQNRAYTALGRLPAEVQTTGLFVNKNSGSFIMAIGFYADNKRYDELFISNFLDVYVKDALKRVKGVGDVIIFGERKYSMRLWLDPVRLASRKLTAADVVNALREQNLQVAAGQVGEAPALPGQSFQISVRAVGRLAEPKQFENIVLKRGPDGSLVLLRDVGRAELGAESYGGNLAYNGHDAIGLGVMQLSNANALDVDRGVREELERLSKQFPPGLKYVIAFDSTLAVGESIREVLKTLLEAIIIVILVIFLFLQSWRSTLIPAITIPVSLVGTFAFVKLFGFSINTLTLFGLTLATGLVVDDAIVVIENVERHMEEGIADARKASQVAMGEVTGAVIATSLVLIAVFVPVGLFPGTTGRLYQQFALTIAFSIALSAFNALTLTPALSALLLRPTERPRNPLFRGINSLIRGGTAAYRNSLGHLSAWKIPVLIVFLAGLALSYWIYGKVPTSFVPNEDQGWFIAAVQAPEGASLDYTTRVNAKATQVLAQNHDITGVFSVAGFSFSGAAPNRGLMFVSLKEHDQRHGSQHSVQAVINQVRGPLSGISEAMVVPFLAPPIEGLGVYGGFQFQLQQTGSGTLDDLERVLREMIQKGNSRPELRGLFTSFSARDPQLLVTIDRERAKSLGVPFTQITSALQVFMGSQYVNDFDFNNRSYRVYVQADKAFRSQPRDLRQFYVRADDGTMVPLDDIVTVRETTNASIISHYNLFRTAEINGSAAPGFSSGQAISAMEQLAKQVMPAGYAYEWTGISLEEIQSGAQSFLLFGLGLLVVYLTLSAQYESFVLPFIILLAVPMAILGALGAQWLRGLQNDVYCQIGLVMLIGLASKNAILIVEFAEQLQAKGLSLAEAAVEAARLRLRPILMTSVAFILGVLPLVFASGAGSAGRHSVGTTVFGGMVISTILNLFIIPVLYLLVRSVMPAKATSPVALSETEAD